Below is a genomic region from Pararhizobium sp. A13.
GGCAAAGCGCGTTCGCCAATCTGCGGCAAGCCCCGAAACGCACCGATGGTGGCAACGGCTCCGATTTACGCCGCCTGCCGCCACCTCCTTTTGTCCCGCTGGCGCGACCAGGGACGGTCACTGTATCGTTGGCTACGGTTCGGTCGGCGGTGGACCCGTTTGATTTCGGCGTCGAACGACCGGTTCGGTTTGAGGTTCTTGATATCAACGAACCAGCGGGTGGAGATGTTGTCGTGAGTGCCACAAGACTCCTGCTGATCATGCCCCTGGCCGCGGCTTTCGCCTACGTGTCGCTTGTCGGCTTTACCTATCTGTCGCAGCGCGCCCTCCTCTATCCCGGCGCCAGCGCAGCACCGGCCCCCGAGCACGCGAACTGGGGGCAGAACGTGCATATCACGACGCCCGATGGAGAGACGCTTCATGGACTTTATAGTCCGGCCGCGGCCGGCAAGCCGTCGGTATTGTTCTTTCTTGGAAACGCTGACCGGGTCGGCAGCTATGGGTTTTTCGCCCGGGCGCTCGCCGCACGGGGCATTGGCCTACTCGCGCTCTCCTATCGCGGTTATCCGGGATCAACCGGCACACCGAGCGAGGACGGTCTATTGACCGACGGCATTGCTGCATTCGACTGGCTTTTGTTGCACTCTGAAAGTGGGATCGTTGTGATGGGTCAGTCGCTGGGAAGCGGCGTCGCCGTGAATACGGCTGCGCAAAGGCCGGCTTCCGGCGTCATCCTTGTGTCTGCCTACCTCTCGGTCCTATCCATCGCTGAGACGCGTTACCCATATTTTCCGATCGCGCTTCTCATCAAGGATCCATTCCGCTCGGATCTGAAGATAGCAGACGTGAGGCAACCGAAGCTGTTTATTCACGGTCGGCGTGACAGCAGCGTCCCGCTGTCTTCGGGCGAGGCGTTATATCACGCCGCTCCCGAGCCCAAGCAGATGCTGATTGACGACGACTCTGGTCATAATGATCTTTGGGACGACCGCATGGAAGCCCACATCATCCGCTTTGTGGAGGCGCTGAAATGAGGCGTTAGCTAAGGCGTGTCGCCCCGGCCGCCGAGCAGCTTTCGGCGCTGCCTTCGGTTTTTAAAGCGTATCGCATGGCATCCCAGGCGGTCAGAGCAGCCTGCCAAAACGGATTGTCTGCACAGACGTTCCGACTTCCGCGGACTCAGTCCCCCGGCAGCGCGAAGACCGCGCAGGGATCAGCGATACCGCGCAATAAGTGCTCTCCCAAAGGGATCAAAACCGTCGTCGTCTTCGCCGCCACCGCGCCCGAGATGAGCACGCTACGACCAAGCGGCTTGCATAACCCTTCGAGCCGGCTGACCAGGTTGACCGCGGGACCGATGGCGGTAAAGTCCAACCGGTCGGCCGCGCCGATATTGCCCCACAGCATCTCGCCGAAATGCAGTGCCGCACCAAAGGGTAGCGCCGGCAGCCCCTGCGCCTGCCGCACCGCATCGAGATGGGCCATGCCGGCGCGGGCGGCGGCGACCGCGCGCAGCCCCGCCTCGCAGGCCTCGTCAGGCGCGCCGGTGACCGGGAAAATGGCCAGCACGCCGTCGCCGATGAACTTCAGCACCTCACCCCCGAAAGCGTGCACCGCCCCGGTGACGCGCTCGAACCAAGCGTCGAGGGCAGCGATCATCACCGCCGGGTCCGTCGCCTCGGACAGGGCGGTGAAGTCGCGCAGATCGGCACAGAGCAGCGCGGCACGGATGGTCTCTCCCGTGCCGCGGCCGAGCGCGCCGGCCTGCACCCGGGCCGCACTGCGCCGGCCAAGATAGGCCTCGAGCAGCGCTGACAGCGCCGCACGCGCGGCCAGGGCGGCTAACGGCGCTGCGGTGAAGCGCGCGGCCTGGCGCAGCCGGTCGGCCTCGGCGGGGGAGAATGGCCGAGCCCCGGCCCAGGCCAGCACCGGACTGTCCGGCGCCGAGCCGACCGTGTCCTGCCGCACCGGGCCGAGCCCCACGAGCCAGTCGTGCCCGGCTTGGCTGGGCGGACCGCTGGCGAAGCCCAGCGCCTCAATCACCTCCCCGGTCTCCTCCCGCCATAACCAAGTGCGGCGGGCGATAATCGGATGCGGTACGGCGAGCGTCAGGGCTCCACCGGACAGCGGCAGGCCGTCGGCTAGCAGCCGGCCACCGAGCTCGGCCAGGAACGATGCGGGGCTGGGCGAGGCGCAGGCCTCGTCAACCAGCCAGACGAGGGGGGCGGGCAGGTCCATGCCTCGATCATGCCACGGCGATTGCAGGCTGTCATCGGCGGCGCCGGAGCGATGGCGCTTCTGCTTCTCATGTTTCCGCGTGTAGACTTCCCGCGACAGGACAGGAGGTCCTCGAGGGCGGGGTTAGCAGAGGTGATATTCAGAGCGAGGCCGCTTTCGAAATGCCTGCGAGCCTGCGTTGCCTGAACGTGCAATCGGCTCACGGGCGACGATTTCGTGAGCGGAAAGGACTTACACCCTGCCGTGCCACGGGTCCGGACCCGCGTCGCGCCCGGCTGCGACCTCGGCCAGCCGGCCGAGGTAGTGAGCCCAGCCTTCAGCATGGCTGGCACATTGCGCGGCACTGGGCAAGCCGGTGTGGGTCAGGCGCAGCAACGTTCCGTCCGGCTGCTCGATCAAATCGATCTCGACAAGGCTCGACCCCGGCGGCACGACCTCGCTGCCGTCCCAGCCAAAGCTGTAGGCCAGGCGGTGTACCGGCACGACCTCGCGAAAGGATCCGCGAGCGAAGCGTGCACCGGTGACGTTGACGAGATAAAGCCCCCCAGGCTGAGGCTCGATTTGCGCGTCCGTTCCCATCCAGCGCAGAATCTTGTCTGGATCGGTCAGAAGCGCGAACACCGCGGCGGGTGGCGCCGGGATCTGCGTCTCGCGGCGGACGACAAGGGGCTCTTGCATCGGTCTCTCCTTTGGTTGCTATTGCCTGCCCCGTCTGAGGCGGAAGGTGGACGTCGCGCGTCCCGTCCGATCGTGGGACGTCCCATGTGACAGCATGTAGGCAGAAGCTCGCCCCCAACAAGGGGTACCGCCCAGCGCCACGATGGCGCCGAAGACGATCGATGGTCGCCAAGTCGGGGCGGCTCCAATCTGGAACGCATTCGTCGTCAACAGCATTCAGCAGGGCGTTTTTGGACGAAAACCAAGACACCTGTCAAGCGAAGCGAGGAATTGACCCCTTGGGCGAAACGAAGATTTGCCCCCCCCTTCATTGATTGGTCGTTTCGTTTGTTTCTAGCGCCGCTCCGGCCTTCTGCAGAAGGCCGGAGCGGCGCTTTTCGCGAAGCCGATAGCTGTCGCCTCGGATGGTGATCACCGTCGAATGATGAAGCAGGCGGTCCAGTATCGCCGTGGCGACTACGGGGTCACCAAAGACGCTTCCCCATTCTCCCACAGAGCGGTTGGAGGTGATCAGGATTGATCCCTTCTCATAGCGCCGAGAGACCAATTGGAAGAACAGGTGGGCGGCGTTGGCTTCGAACGGAAGATAGCCCAACTCGTCGATGATCAGCAATTTCGGCCGTGACAGGATCGCCAGCTGCTTGTCGAGCGCGCCGTCGATGTGGGCTTTGGCCAGCATCGCAACCAGCGTCGCGGCCGTGACGAACTGCACGTTGTAATTCTGGCGGATCGCCTCGCGACCAAGGCTGACAGCAAGATGGGTTTTCCCCGTACCAGGCGGTCCAAGGAATAGCACCGTATCGCCGTGAGCTATCCAGCGGCAGGTCGCCAGTTCCCTGATTTGCCCCTGATCCAGCGATGGCTGCGCCTCGAAGTCAAAGCCGTCGAGTTCGCGCACGAACGGGAACTGCGCCAGCTTGCTCGACATGGAGATGCGCCGCTCATCGCGCCGGGCGATCTCTCGCGATACTAGGAATGCCAGAGCTTCGCGCAAGTTCATCTTCGAGCGAGCCGCCTCGTCAAGCAGAGTGTCGAGCTGATCGCGGATCGCCGTCAGCTTCAGTCGATCGAGTGTTGCGATGAGTAGGTCATGATCCACGTTCGTCATCACCAGCCTCCTCCAACAACTGCCTCGTATTCGGCAAGCGGCCGCAGCAGGGCGGCTGGCGCTATCTCAATTGGAGCTGTGCGCACCAGACCTTCGCTACCAGCCACACCAACAAAATGGGACCGGTCCACGATCCGTTGTCGCCGTCCCTGGCAGAGAGCATGATCGGCCACTACCTGGCCCGCGTGACGGATGATCACACGGCCTGCCAGCACAACGACTTGAACGCTCTCGCCGATTAGGCGCCAAGGTAACGAATAGCTGTTCGTGTCGAGGTCTATCGCGCAGTCGGCCTGAACTTTGCGCACGAGGTCGCGCAATTGTCCGAACGGTGCGCGGCCAGCCAGCGGACGAAGCGCGTCAGCCTCCGCAGCAAAGCGTTCCGTCGGCGCTACGCCGGTCGTGCCGTGTTCACGCTGGTCGGCAACCTCGCGTATCCACCGGGCCAGATGCGCCTCGAACGACGCCCAGCTCTCGAACCGGCGACCGGCGATCGCGTTCTTCTTGACGTAGCCGACTCCGCGCTCGTCCTTGCCCTTCGTACGGGCGCGATATGGTGCGCAAGCTCGTGGGGTGAAGCCCCAGTAACGCGCAAAGGCATGCAATCGCGCATTGAACCGCACCTCCCGGCTGACCGCATCGTGGTGTTCGACCAGCGGCTTCGCATTATCCAGCAACACCTCATTGGGAACGCCGCCAAATCGAAGGAACGCACCTTCCATTCCTTCGAACCAGTCGGTTTGCCCCTCTCGCAACGAGGCTCGGATATGGATGCGTCTCGAGTAACCCAACGTTGCGACAAACACGTACACCCGAAGCCGCTCACCGCCGATCCATACGCGCGTCTGGCCAAAGTCGATTTGCAACTGGCGACCTGGCGGAGTTTCGAAACGAACTGTCGCACGCTTCTGTGCCTTCAACTCCCGTCGCCACTGCCGAACTCGAAGCTCTACAGAACGCAGGCCGATGACAATTCCGTGCTCGCTCGCCAATTCCTGGCGGATTACATCCGCATTGCCGTCATGACGGAAAAAACGTTCTCGCAGCCAATCGTCCAGCCCGTCAAACGAACTGCGCCGAACAGGTTTCTTGAAAGGCGAGACGCCGCCTTCCCGCAAATATCGGCGAACCGTGTTGCGCGCACATCCAAATTCCTTGGACAGCCGCTTGGCACCCCAACCAAGCGCATGTAGTCGCAACATTGCCACCACCTCATCAGCCTGAAGCATATCCCCGCCCTGCATCGTTCGCGACAATGCAGGATGCAATGAAATCTCACTCGTCATCCATCTCTCCTCGTTTTGACACGAGGGGTCAGTTCTTCGCTTCGTTAGGGGGTCAGTTTCTCATTTCGCCCGACAACACCGGAAACCAATTCTCAGATGCGCAAACCGGCTCAAGCAACGCAGCCTACGCACGGACGCAATCTAGGCCCAGCCACTGCCAGCGGCGCAGCCTCTGCCCATCGTCATGATCGTCGCCGCCGTCGCCATGCGAGAACTCGCGCATTCGATGCTTGATGGCAAGGGTGTAGATGGTGTCCAGCACCCAGCCAAAAATGGAGGTCAATCTACAAGGGCAGATGGTGGCCATTGAAGCAACGACCGCTCCCACCCAAAGCGGAAATTGACTCGGGAACATCCTCAATCTCCAAGGACGGGTCGGGCCGAGGCCCCGTCGCAATCATCATGTTACACGACCTTGAAATCTACGGTCCGCGCGCCCGGACATCGTCGGCGTCGTCTCATTCCTCCACTCGGCGGATTCAGCCTTTTGCGACCGGCCAGACCAATCGCAGCGGACGGCGGTCAGGCGCGCAGCTGGCAGGCAAATCCTCGCCCGCTCCTCTGCCTCAGATGGCATGCCGAGCGGGAAAGGGCTATCTCAATCGCTCTCGCAGAAACTCGATAAACCGCTGCGTCTTCGCGGGCAGCAACCGTGTCTCGGTAATCGCAAAGACTGGCGTGGGTGCACCCTGCCACTGCGGCAGAATGCGTTGCAGCCGTTTGTCCGCCAGTTCATCGGACACGATCTCTTCCGGCAGGATGACGATGCCCATGTTCAGGGTGGCGAGGCGGCGGATCATCCCTACGCTGTTAAGCCGGAACCTGCCGCCAATGGCGGCCTCTACCGTTTCTGTCCCGTTGCTCAGCGTCCAAACCTTGGTCTTCAACATGCACAGGCATTGATGATCGGACAAGCCTGAAGGCTCGCTTGGTTCCCCGTTGAGTTCGAGATAGCGTGGTGACGCGTAGAGGCGCGGCGACAGACGAGCCAGCAGTCGCGCGATCATGTGGGACGGCTCTGGCTCTCCCATACGAATTGCCACATCAAATGGCTCCGCCACCAGATCGACCCTGCGCGGTGTCAGATCGAACTCGAAACTGATGCCAGCGTATCGCTGTGCGAATTCGGCGATCAGCGGGGCCAAATACGTATTTGCAAAATCCACAGGCAGGGATACCCGCAGAAGGCCGCTTGGCTGCTCCAGCATCTCGCCGAGTTGCTCATGCGCCAGCCGTGCTTCGTCAACGATGCGCTTGCAGCGCTCGAAGTAGATCTGACCAGCTTCCGTCAGCTCGATTCGTCGCGTCGTGCGGTGCAAAAGCCGCAGTCCGATCGCCCTCTCCAGCAAGCTGATCCGGCGGGATAGGGTGGAATTGGGCACGTTGATCGCTTCGGCCGCTTTACGGAAGCTGCGCGCCTTCACGACCTCGACAAACAGAGCCATGTCATTCAGAAGTTGCATCATTGCTCCATCAATGGATCAATCATTTCCATACTAGCCTATTTATCCTGATCGGTGCAGCAACCATTTATTGCGGGAGATAATCAAGAAGGACATTCCCGAACATGAGCCAAATCTTCACGCCCGTTCATATCGGCCGCTACGAACTTCCCAATCGCCTCGTCATGGCTCCGATGACGCGCTCCCGAGCCAATGACGACGACGGCGTGCCCACCGATATCGTGGCGACCTATTACAGCCAGCGGGCAGGTGCCGGGCTTATCATCAGCGAAGGCGTATACCCAACTGCCACTGGCAAGGGCCATGTGCGCACGCCAGGCATTGAGACCGACGCCCAGGTGGACGCCTGGAAGCGCGTGACGGACGCCGTTCATGCTCGTGGCGCTCGCATCTTCATGCAGCTCATGCATTGCGGACGTATCTCGCACCCATCTTTGCTTCCTGCGAACGCGCAGCCGGTCGCACCGTCTGCAATCAAGCCAGCGGGTCAGACATGGACGGCCAGCGGCCAGCAGGAATTCGTCACACCCCATGAACTGAGCGTCGCCGAAATCGCCGATGTTGTCGCCGGATACCGCGCGGCTACCCGCCGGGCGCTTGAGGCTGGCTTCGATGGCGTCGAGTTACATGCCGCATCGGGATATCTGCCGGAACAGTTCCTCTCTTCGGGCAGCAACAAGCGCGAGGATCAGTATGGCGGCCCGATCGAGAACCGCGCCCGTTTCATCCTGGAAGTATTGACAGCGATGGTGAAAGAGGCCGGCGGTGATCGCGTCGGTATCAAGATATCGCCCGAGATGAACTACAATGACATCAGCGACGTCAATCCGCAGGCGACCTACTGGCACCTCGTCGAGCAACTGAATGCGTTCAATCTCGCCTATCTGCATGTCGCACTCTTTGGAACGCCGTTCGACTACCACGCGCTGCTCAAGCCTCGCTTCAACGGTGCGTACCTGATGGGCGGCGGGCTTGACCGTGCCAAGGCCGAGGCGGCGCTGAAAAAGGGGCAGGCCGACGCGGCGGTGTTTGGCAGTGCATTTCTCGCCAATCCGGACCTGCCGGCCCGTCTCCGTAATGGTGCGACACTCAATGCACCCGACAGGGAGACGTTCTTCTCAGCGGGAGAGAAGGGTTATATCGACTACGCGTCACTAGATGCGGCTGAACCCGCCTGACAAGGAAACGACGACTGCCGCCTGGCTGCACAATGTCTAATGAGGAAGCAATTCCGGACAGCGGCTGGGCGGCGTCCAAATTGCCGGCCTGATTATCTTTTCCAGGAACCGCTTGATTGAATGAGGTTGGCACTTCTCATAGAACGTCCGCAAACCTGCAAGAGAATGAGATTGCTCTCTGTGATCGTCCGCAGCTGGCGGACGCCGATGGTCAGCCGGACAGACCGATTTCAACCGGCACAGCGCGGCGATAGCCTGTTCAGGGCCAGAGGGCCGGACTACGCTACGGCTTGAGCACCGGTAATTTCGACCAGGGAACCACACATGAATGCGGCTTCGTCGGATGCGAGGAAGGCGACGAGCGCTGCGACTTCTTCCGGCTTGCCGATGCGGCCGAAGGGCACGAGTTTGTCGAGATCGGCGATTGTTCGACCCGACCTCTTGACGCCAGCCTCCAGCATCGGCGTGTGGATCTCCCCCGGGCAAACTGCGTTCACGCGGATCTTGTCGGGAGCGTAATCGCGCGCCAGATTCTGGGTGAAGGCGGCTACGGCGGCCTTGGTGGTATTGTAGGCGATGTGGTTCGGCGCCGGGTAGAGTCCCCATTGCGATGCCGTGTTGACGATCGCGCCGCCTCCAGCCGCGATCATGTGCGGTATCACGGCCCGGCAAAGATGGAACATGGAGTCGAGATTGACGGTGAAGCTGACGTGCCAGTCGTCATCCGTCAGCGAGAGAAGGTTGCCGCGCCGATTGATGCCGGCATTGTTGATAAGAACATCCACCCTCCCCTTGAGCGCGACCGCGTTTTCTACCAGCCGGAAGCAAGCGTCCTTCTGCGAAATATCGGCCGCAAACGCGACCGCCACGCCGCCAACCGCCTCGATGTCTGCCGCGACCACGCCAGCAGCCTCGCCATTCATGTCGGATACGACGACGAGAGCCCCTTCTTGCGCCAGACGTCGGGAGATCGCCGAGCCTATGCCGCCGCCACCGCCGGTGACGATCGCAACCTTGCCTTCGAACCTTTTCATGATCTGCTCCTCGATTTCGACTATCGGATGTAGCTGCCACCGTTCACATCGAGCGTCGCTCCGTTCAGCGAACGCTGCGAGGGACGCAGCACGAAGGCGACGAGTTCGGCGATCTCTGAGGGCTGTGCCATCTCGCTGATCGGAATATCGGCGACGGCCGCCTGCTTGCCGAATTTCGCGATGAACTCGTCGGCCATTTCGGTCTGAACCCAGCCTGGCGCGATCGCCACGGCAACGACGCCGTCTGCGCCGAAACTGCGCGCGATCGACTTCGTCAGGTTGACGAGCGCCGCCTTGGTCGCGCCATAAGGCATGGCGTCGGCCGCATAGCCGCGCTGACCAGCGCGGCTTGCAATGTTGACGATCCGCCCACCGCCATGCGCCTTGAAGTGCCTAAGTGCCTCCTTGCAGAGATCGGTCGCGGCAAAGAAATTCACCTGGAACTCCTTCTGCCAGGCGCCTCGCCAGGCACCCGCTTCGGCGTCGATCGAAATCTCGGTGCGGATGCCGGCATTGTTGACGAGTGCATGTATAACCCCGACGGCGCTTTCGGCCTCCCGCCAGAGCTCGAAGGCGCCGCCTGCCGTCGAGAGATCCGCCTGAACGATCAATCCCTCCTCCGGAAGGCGCGCCAGAAGCGCCGATGCCGCCGCCCTGTCACGACCGTAGTGGATGATCGGACGCGCGCCTTCTTCCGCCAGGCGCTCGACGATGGCAGCGCCAATGCCGCCCGACGCGCCGGTAACGAGCACGTTGTGACCTGATAGAGACTTCATCGTTCCCCCCTTCAGCCCAGCATATCGACCTGCGGTCCCCAGCTATCGGACAGGGCAAACCCGTTTCTGAACAGATCCTCCTGCGAAATGCGGAGCTGCTCGCGGCCGTAGATCCAGCCCAGTCCTGTGATCCTCGGCAGCACTGCAGGACGCCCACCCACCTCGGTCGTGCCGGTCGCCTCCGCGATGAACTCACCGCCGATGATCGAACGCGACGTCCGTCGATCCCCAACCGCAATCTGTCCGCGCGCGAACAATGTCGCGAGGTTTGCGGAGCTTCCTGTCCCACAGGGAGATCGGTCAACGCGGCCGGGTTTCAACGTCGTGCAGGTACGCACCGCGCCATCCGATTCCTGCCCGCGGAACATCACATAGGCGATTTCGTCGACACCGCTCAGCTCCGGATGCTTCACGCTCACCTGTTCGCTCATGAGCGACTTCAGGTCGATCCCCGCCTCGGCCAGATAGCGCGCATTGGCCGGCGCGATATCGATCCCGATCTGATCGACATCGACGATCGCATAGTAGACGCCGCCGAACGCAATATCGACCTTGATGCGCCCCCAGCGCGGCGTATCGACTTCCTGGTCGAGCGCCTCGGCGAAACTCGGCACGTTGTCGAGACTGACCGACAGGCAGCGACCGTCTCGACAAACGGCACGCGCAACGATCAACCCGGCCGGCGTGTCGAGCCGCACAACAGTTTCCGGTTCGCGCATTGGAACACGACCGCTTTCGAGGAGCGCAGTCACGACGCAGATGCAGTTGCTGCCGGACATCGGATGGGCGCGATCGGCCTGCAGAACAATGAAGCCGGCGTCCGCGTCCGGTCTGGTCGGCGCGAGCAGGAGATTGACGGACATCGCAACGCTCGCCCGCGGCTCGAGGGTGACGAATCGGCGGAGTGTGTCGTCGACACTGTTGATATGGTTCATCTTGTCGAGCATGGTCGCGCCCGGGATTTCAGGTGCGCCGCCGACGATCACCTTGCCGATCTCACCCTGGCAATGAACCAGAAGCAGGTCGAGTGCCCGATCCCAGCCAATCATGCCCGCACCACCGGTTTAACGTACCAACCCCAGGGATCCTCGCTGACATATTTGGTGATTTGCTTCGTCTCGAGATAGTTCTCGAGACCCCAACGGCCAAGTTCACGGCCGATGCCCGACTCCTTGTAGCCGCCCCATGGTGCCTCGGTGAAGGTCGGCTGCGAGCAGTTGATCCAGACGATGCCCGCCCTGAATGCTGCGGCGACGCGCTCGGCGCGAACATCATCCTTGGACATCACCGCAGCAGCCAATCCGAAGCGGGAGTCGTTTGCAAGCGCGATCGCTTCCTCTTCGGTCGAGAACGGCCTGACGCAGACGACCGGACCAAAGATCTCCTCACGCCAGGCGTCACTGTCCAGGGGAACATCCGTCAGGATCGTGGGCTCCAGATAGTAGCCCTTGTCGACGCCTTCTGGCGGCTTCCCGCCGCATGCGACCGTCGCACCGGCGGACCTACCAGCCTCGATCGCCGCGACGACCTGCTCGTATTGACGCTTCGAGACCAGCGGTCCGAGCAGCACGCCCTCGTCGAGACCGTTACCGATCTTGATTTTCCCCGCCTCCTCGACAAGACGCGCCAACAGGCGGTCGTAAATTCCTTCCTGGACGAGGACGCGTGACGTGGCGGAGCAGACCTGTCCCTGGTTCCAGAAGATACCGAACATGATCCATTCGACAGCCTCGCCGATATCCGCATCATCGAAGACGACAAAGGGCGACTTGCCGCCGAGTTCGAGGCTGACGCGCTTGATGTCGCGGGCTGCGGCCGCCATGATTTTCGAACCAACCGGGCCAGAGCCGGTGAACGCCAGCTTATCGATGCCCGGATGATCGATGATCGCCTGTCCAGCGACGGAGCCTGCCCCCGTCACGATGTTCAGCACGCCGGGAGGAAGCTTCGCTTCTTCGGCTATGGCGCCGAGCTCAAGGGCGGTGAGCGAGGTCAATTCGGCCGGTTTGAGAACAATTGTGCAGCCGGCCGCCAGCGCAGGAGCGACTTTCCAGGCTGCCATCAGCAGCGGGTAATTCCAGGGAATGATGGCGCCGGCGACGCCGAGCGGTTCCTTCACGGCTTTAGAGGTAAAGCGGCCGTCGGCAAGTGCGATCGGCTCTTCCGGATTGTTGTCGAGCTGTACGGCAAGGTCCGCGTAGAAGTCGAAACAGCCGGCGGCATCGGCGATATCCCAATCTGCCTCCGGGAACGGCTTGCCGTTGTCGATCACCTCAAGGCGGGCAATTTCCGCCTGACGGGCGCGGATGCCGTTCGCAATGGCACGGAGATAGACGGCACGCTGGCTGCCGCTCAGCTTGGGCCAGCCGTCCTTGTCAAAGGCTCTGCGAGCGGCCTTGACCGCAGCATCGACGTCTTCGGCCGTTGCCGCTGGCGCATGATGGATAACCTCCTCGGTCGCCGGGTTGATAACGGCGAAGGTCCTGCCCTGTGCCGGTTTGACCCAGCGACCATCGATATAGAGTTCGGTGCGCATGTATATTATCTCCCGTTTGCCTTACGCAGCGACCAATGCCGCCGTCTACGCGGATGTTTTGGCCGGCGATGAAACCGGCATCGTCGGAAAGTCAGAAAGCCGCCGTCTTGGCGATCGCGGCGAGCGGCCGGCCGTTTTCGGGATTGACTCATCCATATCTTCCTCCTCTGTCATCAGAACCGGTTTACCCGGTAGGGTCGAAGATCGATGGGCGGAGTGCGACCGGTCATGAGATCGCCGATCAGCCGTGCGGTTGTCGCCGCATAGGTCAGACCGAGATGTCCATGGCCCGTGGCGTAGAAGACGCCGTGATGCTTTGCCGAGGGGCCGATGATCGGCACGGTATCGGGAAGCGCCGGCCGGTGACCCATCCACTCCGTAGCCTCATCCGCCCGAAGACCCGGCAGGGCCTCCTTTGCGCGCTTGACGAGCACCTTTGCCCGCCGATAGTCCGGCGCAGCGTCGAGACCCGCCATTTCCACCGTACCGCCGACGCGAATCCCGCCGGCCGTCGGCGTGACCATGAAGGCGCGTGCCGGCCAGATGATCGAATGGCGCATTGAGATCCCCGGCGTCATGATCTGGG
It encodes:
- a CDS encoding proline racemase family protein produces the protein MGWDRALDLLLVHCQGEIGKVIVGGAPEIPGATMLDKMNHINSVDDTLRRFVTLEPRASVAMSVNLLLAPTRPDADAGFIVLQADRAHPMSGSNCICVVTALLESGRVPMREPETVVRLDTPAGLIVARAVCRDGRCLSVSLDNVPSFAEALDQEVDTPRWGRIKVDIAFGGVYYAIVDVDQIGIDIAPANARYLAEAGIDLKSLMSEQVSVKHPELSGVDEIAYVMFRGQESDGAVRTCTTLKPGRVDRSPCGTGSSANLATLFARGQIAVGDRRTSRSIIGGEFIAEATGTTEVGGRPAVLPRITGLGWIYGREQLRISQEDLFRNGFALSDSWGPQVDMLG
- a CDS encoding aldehyde dehydrogenase family protein; translated protein: MRTELYIDGRWVKPAQGRTFAVINPATEEVIHHAPAATAEDVDAAVKAARRAFDKDGWPKLSGSQRAVYLRAIANGIRARQAEIARLEVIDNGKPFPEADWDIADAAGCFDFYADLAVQLDNNPEEPIALADGRFTSKAVKEPLGVAGAIIPWNYPLLMAAWKVAPALAAGCTIVLKPAELTSLTALELGAIAEEAKLPPGVLNIVTGAGSVAGQAIIDHPGIDKLAFTGSGPVGSKIMAAAARDIKRVSLELGGKSPFVVFDDADIGEAVEWIMFGIFWNQGQVCSATSRVLVQEGIYDRLLARLVEEAGKIKIGNGLDEGVLLGPLVSKRQYEQVVAAIEAGRSAGATVACGGKPPEGVDKGYYLEPTILTDVPLDSDAWREEIFGPVVCVRPFSTEEEAIALANDSRFGLAAAVMSKDDVRAERVAAAFRAGIVWINCSQPTFTEAPWGGYKESGIGRELGRWGLENYLETKQITKYVSEDPWGWYVKPVVRA